ATTTCTCATTTCTACTAAACAAAGGCTGCTCTCCTGTTCTTGTTTGACGTTTTTACCATTTGCTTGTGTCCTGTTTTAGGAACTACGTGATCATGTTTAGCTATAAAGTGATCTATATGAAAGAGTATTCCCAAACTCAGGACCTTTCAGAGAAGATGGCACTCTTGTttgctccctctccttccccccctcctccttcccctcctcctccttcttcccctcctcctccttcccctcctcctctttcccctccccccttctcctcctccttcctcctcctccttcccctcccccctcctcctccttcttcccctccttctcctccttcccctcctcctcctccttcccctcctcctccttcccctcctcctcctccttccccttcccctctcctcctcctccttcccctcctcctccttcttcccctcctcctccttcccctcctcctctttcccctccccccttctcctcctccttcctcctcctccttcccctcctcctcctccttccccttcccctctcctcctcctccttcccctcctcctccttcttcccctcctcctccttcccctcctcctctttcccctccccccttctcctcctccttcctcctcctccttcccctcctcctcctccttccccttcccctctcctcctcctccttcccctcctcctccttctccccctcctcttccttccccttcccctctctttctttgtggTTCTGATTTGCTGTCCTGGAAATGTTAGCTGGAGCTGCTTTAAGGAAGTGGGTGACCCAGTCTAActggagagaaggaggagtttCTCCCGCAGTCTTCCTCCATGCTTGGATTTCTGGCTTAGGCGTGAAGAACTATAGGATGATCGGGATTGGAAAGCGTTTCCTAAATAGATAAACAAAGGAACATGTGCTGGTGTTCAGCATGGTTCTGGAGTCTGCTGTCTCCTTATGAAGAGAAATACTATTCTGGAAGCTCAGGGAGagatgcaggcatgaggaccgtAGAAGCAGGTGTGTGACTGCTGATGATGTGGCTGTCCTGCTGGGGCAGAAGAAGCAGGGACTTGGAGTTTCGTCTTCGGTTACATCTCATTTTTATGAACAGCCCCGTCAAAGTTTTTAAAGCCTCTTCCGGTGTTCTCTTGTTTTAGTTTTCAGGACTTTGATATCCAGGGGTCCAGAAGGTGCAGTTTGGACTGGTTGACAATAGAAACGTACAAGAATATTGAAAGTTACAGAGCTTGTGGGTCCACAGTCCCGCCTCCGTACATCTCCTCCCAAGACCACGTTTGGATCAGGTTCCATTCAGATGACAGCGTGTCCAGGAAAGGCTTCAGACTGGCGTATTTTTCAGGTGtgtttttgaaaagaaacatGCTGACCCACATCTTGTGGTGTTAACTGCGCGATCACCTTTACTTAGTTTTCTGAACAGCGTCCACTTAGGCCCATGTCAGCCCTGCAGGTGACTGGGTGAGGAGTAGAGACTGTCAGCAGCTGTCTTAAGGTGGAGTATCCAATCCAGTGTTGATAGAACCATAATGAAATGATTAATTTCATAAAGTAAGGCCTgtcttttaaaacatcttaataTAGTTGTTTGAAAGTAGGCTGTTCTGGAAGCTTTTGCCCATATCTCCAAGATTACATCAGAGTCTGTTTTCGGGGTGTGAATTACTATTTTCACTACATCTTAAGCAAAAGACATGACCCATCCCACTAACACTAGTCTTGGACTTTGTAATCTTTCTCTTCCTAAACCGTTTCCAAACATGACCAGGTCACACATGTGGACAATTTAGAGCACTGGGGTGCCTTTTTCTTAACCATCACCGCCTTTGTACCATCCACTCAGCTTGAGTATGTCTGCCACCTCCTTATCCACAAGTGAGTTGTCAGTGGACAGACAGCAACAGCTCAGCCTGTTGTCAGCGGGGCCGTAGGATCTGCTAGGGTCCGGTTTGTTTCTCTTGCTCTTGTGGAATAGTTGGCATGGTATACTGAAATAATTAGAATTCCCTAAGCACTCTTTTTCCTGTCCTTAATGAACAGTTCTCCAAACTACCCAGACTTTCATGCTCCCGAAAGCACCTGCACCTGGTAATAGACACTGGTGCTCATCATCAAGTCATTTCGTGAACTACTtgcaattgttttaaaaataaaaccataaaatggAAGTATTTCATCATGATTACATGAAGCATAAACAACTTTAAGATGACAGTTTATCGAAAGCAAGTCTAAGTTGTAAAATACACTACAGTGTGCGTAGCAAAATACTGCTGAGtatgaggacagagacaggaacaaCGATAGGAGAATGTGGAAAATATCTGCAGAGTGGTCGCCTGGACGGTTTTTCTTGCTTTAAACATGTCTCCTGTTTTAGTTATGTTTACAAAATGTTAAATTCTTAGGCAGTACATCCTTTGGCTCATGTGTCGTAAATCATTTCACTAAATGTTCTGCAGTGAAATGGATATGTACAGAACAGAATGGATCCCTTCCATCTTGAGGTAAAAGTGCAGGGAACTTGGTGGGAAAGGAGCAGACATTAACTAAATGGAATTGTTGAGTGTGTAATGCCAGTGCTAATTTCTCACTAGAATTTAACATACTTTTAACAAGGCTTTAAAAAGCCTTAACTTGAGcttaattattattatacaaACATGCACTCTTTGTCTTTTGTGGTGtggatgttttatttttctttttccctctccatTTTCCCTTGCTCACGTTTTCCCAGGGAAATCTGAGGAGCCAAACTGTGCCTGTGACCAGTTCCGTTGCGGTAATGGAAAGTGTATTCCAGAAGCCTGGAAGTGTAATAGCATGGATGAGTGTGGAGATGGTTCTGACGAGGAGGTCTGTGCTAAGGACGCTAACCCCCCAACAGCTGCCGCGTTCCAGCCCTGTGCCTACAGCCAGTTCCAGTGTCTGTCCCGCTACACCAAAGTTTACACTTGCCTCCCCGAGTCTTTGAAATGTGATGGCAACATCGACTGCCTGGACCTAGGCGACGAGATAGACTGCGACGTGCCAACATGTGGACAGTGGCTAAAATACTTCTATGGTACTTTCAGTTCTCCGAACTACCCAGACTTTTATCCTCCCGGAAGTAACTGCACCTGGCTGATAGACACTGGTGATCATCGGAAAGTCATTTTACGCTTCACCGACTTTAAACTAGATGGTACTGGTTACGGGGATTATGTCAAAATATATGACGGACTAGAGGAGAATCCTCGGAAGCTTTTGCGTGTGTTAACCGCTTTCGATTCTCACGCCCCTCTTACGGTCGTTTCTTCCTCTGGACAGATAAGAGTGCATTTTTGTGCTGACAAAGTCAATGCTGCCAGGGGCTTTAATGCCACTTACCAAGTAGATGGCTTCTGCTTGCCGTGGGAAATACCCTGTGGAGGGAACTGGGGGTGTTACACGGAGCAGCAGCGCTGTGATGGGTATTGGCATTGCCCGAATGGAAGGGATGAAATCAATTGTACCATGTGCCAAAAGGAAGAGTTTCCGTGTTCCCGAAATGGTGTCTGTTACCCTCGCTCTGACCGCTGTAACTACCAAAATCATTGCCCCAATGGGTCAGATGAGAAAAACTGCTTCTTTTGCCAGCCAGGGAATTTTCATTGTAAAAACAACCGCTGTGTGTTTGAAAGCTGGGTGTGTGATTCCCAGGATGACTGCGGTGATGGCAGTGATGAGGAGAACTGCCCGGTTATTGTGCCCACCAGAGTCATAACGGCGGCCGTCATAGGGAGCCTCATCTGTGGCCTGCTCCTCGTCATTGCATTGGGGTGCACGTGTAAGCTTTATTCTCTGAGAATGTTTGAACGAAGGTCAGTATCAAGACAAACTGTAGTTTATGATTTCTGCAGTAAACATGACCCTGGGGTCAGGGGTAGCTCGGTCGGTAAAACACTcgccacacaaacatgaggagCTGAATTTGATGCCCCGTACTcacacacagaattaaacatGGTAGTGAACACACGTGTAATTCCAGTGCTAGTAGAGACATGAAgacccctggggttcactggccggccagcctagcctaatttgAAACTCCAggtttcagtgagagatcttgtctcagtaAACACGGTGCATGGTTACTGGacagccaaggttgacctctggcctccacctgcacACAGGAACTTcaactcatgcacacatacatacactaaaaagagaaaagacttaAGTATGGCCCAAATGTTTGCCATAAGTCCTTTCAGTGTGGTTTAGAGATGTGTAAGTGTTCAGAATATATAAAACTAGGATGAAAGGCCCAATAATCAAAGATAAACATAGTACAGAATATTATTTAACTTTATGAGATAAGAAATATATTtactaggttcctgccttgagggGGTTTTGTAAACTGTTATTCTCAGTTacagttttgtcttgtttttataaatattcaaTAATTCCACATATCAGAGAGCCTCCAGTGTTTATAGCATTCTACAAGTGAGAAGAAAGTAAATGAGTCATAGTTTCACAAGGCAGGCTCACAGTAAGGAGGGAATTGGTGGGTGGGGTAAGCTAAGAGCCATGAGTGACCTAAAGTCTCTGAAACAGTGTGGAAGCCCTCATGGTGGCAGCATGCGCAAGTCCTTACTCCAGAGACGCCTTTTGAAGTCTGAATAGAATGTAGAGAAGAAATACTGGAAGGGTTTTCTCCAGGGAAGTATGTAGGATGCCCGGCCTTCTCCAAGAATAAGGACATGGTTCATTTGGTCTGGAGCTGTGGAAACACACGAAGGACTAACAGCACATGAGCTGGCCACGtacagttcagtgagagatagGTTCTCGGTTTAGCCACAGGAGGATGGAGTACAGGGAGAGCAGCTTCCAATGTGGTATAAGATAAATTGAGAGAAGTTCATGGCAGAGACGTCTCCTAAGAGGCTGTTGTGGGGACAGCTGCCTTCAGTCCTAACAAATTATCAATTAACACCGAACACGCCAAACAGCTAAAGATCACAGATGGTACACAGGTGCACAGGCCGTAACAGCCATCGCTGCATCTCCTCTGAGCAAATACAAGTAGCTGAAAACTTCACCATACTCAACAGAAGAACACAGTGGAGAGTCGGGTCTCCAGCCGTCCAGCTACGCAGGGAGTATGTTGGGGTTCCTTTCACTCTGACCTGAAAAAAATGTGTTAGACTTGATAGATAAGGTGTCTCTGCAACCTTTCAACAACTGTCTCCTATGGTCTAGGGGCTTTGGGTTTTAAAAtctgttatttacttatttactttatttCCAGAGGTTTCCAGCCTATTGAAACATAGTAATGTAGGTCCTTGCTGGCATAAAGCTCCCTGGACACACGGTCCGCTTCAGCCTTGCTGAGAGGAGTGTTCCCAGAGAGGAGTGACGCAGCTGAGTTAGTGGGTTGAAGACTCAGCCGGTCCTCCCCAGTACTGACGGTAGAACTTTGCCGCTTGCCTTCTTGTGACCTTTTCTTCCCCTTTGCCAAGGTCGTTTGAGACCCAGCTGTCACGAGTGGAGGCGGAACTGCTGCGAAGAGAAGCCCCTCCCTCTTACGGACAGCTGATTGCTCAGGGCTTAATCCCACCCGTGGAGGACTTCCCGGTTTGCTCACCTAATCAGGTACAGTGCAGATTCAATCTCTGGGCCACCATCTTTAAAGCCTATGTGTAGTAAAGCAGGAACCCTTAAATTAGGAATTTTCACAgtcaagaaaatattaaatacacagagaattgaatttataaattttgattatattttaaacagaatCTCTAAAACTCTACATTTATGATTATATGGTTGTCATTAGACATTTTGCTTTTGATAATAAGTGAGTgcaatgaaatttaaaaactttGACCAATTTTCTGATTGAACTGAACGGTTAGAGATTTAAGAATGAATACTAAAATTAACATACTAGCAATGTTACTTAATCAGTGTGAAGTAAAAGTAACTGAAGAGAAGTTGCTTGTCCCTCACTTGAGGGACAACTTCAAGCTGAGTTTTACAGTGTTTAAGAATTTGGTCCGCTGTCTGTGGGTTGTATCTCAAGTTTCTTGATTCTTCAAATTTCtcagtaaattttttaaaactttccaaGCTGTGAAATATACCAAGGTTCATTTTAGTCAGAAGGATTTATATGCATTTAGATTTCAAATGTATTCacaaatgtttataaaaatgGTTCTCAGAATTAGAACTAAAAAAAATTGATACTTTCTCAGTGACttaactctttaaaaatagaacaCCAATTCACTTCTGGCACATGTCACTGCATTTGAGTGTTTAGCAAATCGTTGGTGAGAGATTGTAGGTTttgaacattttaatttataattctgAATTTATACTGGCCAAAATTTGGGGTGTAAAATAGAAAAAACtaaattatagttttctttttattggtgGCCCTGCCACAGTCAGAGCTTCTCTAAGGAAGGTGGCAGACCGTGGCTGACTCAGTCCACTGctcccctcaccctcctccccacTGTGCTCCTGAAGGGGTGGGAGCACAGGCCAGTGACTGCTCACTGCCGGGACCATTTGCAAGTTCAGGCTTCCCCAGCTCCCTCTGGTTTTCCAGCTCACTAAAAGGATTTGAAGGACTCGCTGGGCTGGGAGCTGTTTGCCCATGGAGGGTACAGATTAAAAGAGACTGAGGAAAGAGCTGCCCGGGGCAGAGTCAGGCAGCCCAGTGACAGAGCTTAGCTCTGTTTACACCTGTGTGACAATATACCAGCCAAGCACACTCACGCCCCTGAGCCCCATCCAGGACTCAGTCAGGATTAATTGGGTGGGGCTAGTCGAAGTCTGTAGCCCTACTGAAACTCACCTCACCAGAGCCCCACCCCAAATCACAGTATCGTAGCTGCTGCCAGTCCCCAGGGAGCTAGTTTTTAACTAGGTAGAGAGTGACTCCTGATCGGTTGTGCAGACTGTAGTGATATAGTTGCTATAAAGTATGCCGAGGATCTGCCAGCCGCTGCTCACCGCTGTGTCTTTTCACCTGCCTCACTGGACTGTGGCTTGAGTACGCTAGGTCTGAGGAGAAGTTCTTTCTGAACTTGAAcgactatttatttgttttaattttgtagttAGATACTTAATTGGTGAGAACAATCTTACACATTTTGTACTGAAAGTCCGTGTGTGCGGATAGCCAAATTTCTTACAGGTGGTGTGTAGTTTCCTAAACCTAGGCTAGGAAATGCTCCTGTAACGGTGGCCTCCTAGCATTTGCTGGATTGTTTTCAGACTGTTCAGGTATAACTGTATGGACCTGACAGACACAGGTGGAGAGCAGGAGCTCGCATATCTTCCTGGtcgcttttcttttgtttctgtgagAGGAAGAGCCAGAAGCTGGGCCATGGCAGGGGAGACCGTTCTGTAAGGAGTGGGTCAGCTAATCTTTGCTGAGATACCTAGTATTTTAAATGCTCAATCCGGGTTCATAGAGCTGTTTGTTCCAACTCCATAACCACTAGGTGGAGCTTAAAGACTGTTTAAATGCTGCACGTTTTAAAAAGTAATCTAACACTTCCTTCTAGAACAAAAGAGTTTACCTTTTAATTACAGTTCTTTGCTATTGTGTTTGGAAGAGGGTGCATGCTTGCTCTATGCCAtcctggggaggtcagaggacagcgtgCATGAGTGGTGGGCTCCAGGCTTGGCGGCCCATGCCTTCACCTGATGAGCCGTCTCGCTGGCCCCTAGGTTTTCTTTTAGTTGAGCAAGATACTTTTATTATgtgctaattaattaattagtaaaGCAATCCATATTTTAAAGtctaaatgttttttaattttaaatcagtttttaaagACTAATATGGTTTGTTTAAtcctaaactgaaaaaaaagctTAGTT
This genomic interval from Peromyscus eremicus chromosome 20, PerEre_H2_v1, whole genome shotgun sequence contains the following:
- the Lrp12 gene encoding low-density lipoprotein receptor-related protein 12: MARRWSTKESPRRGSAWLLLFLAGVYGNGALAELSENVHISGVSTACGETPEQIRAPSGIITSPGWPSEYPAKVNCSWLIRANPGEIITISFQDFDIQGSRRCSLDWLTIETYKNIESYRACGSTVPPPYISSQDHVWIRFHSDDSVSRKGFRLAYFSGKSEEPNCACDQFRCGNGKCIPEAWKCNSMDECGDGSDEEVCAKDANPPTAAAFQPCAYSQFQCLSRYTKVYTCLPESLKCDGNIDCLDLGDEIDCDVPTCGQWLKYFYGTFSSPNYPDFYPPGSNCTWLIDTGDHRKVILRFTDFKLDGTGYGDYVKIYDGLEENPRKLLRVLTAFDSHAPLTVVSSSGQIRVHFCADKVNAARGFNATYQVDGFCLPWEIPCGGNWGCYTEQQRCDGYWHCPNGRDEINCTMCQKEEFPCSRNGVCYPRSDRCNYQNHCPNGSDEKNCFFCQPGNFHCKNNRCVFESWVCDSQDDCGDGSDEENCPVIVPTRVITAAVIGSLICGLLLVIALGCTCKLYSLRMFERRSFETQLSRVEAELLRREAPPSYGQLIAQGLIPPVEDFPVCSPNQASVLENLRLAVRSQLGFTSIRLPMTGRSSSIWNRIFNFARSRHSGSLALVSADGDEVVPSQNSSRETERSHLHRSLFSVESDDTDTESERRDTAGASGGVAAPLPQKVPPTTAVEASVGAAANSSAQSARGGGGGGHGHGHGDGREAAGVEAPSVSPARHQLTSALSRMTQGLRWVRFTLGRSSSSTQHQSPLRQLDSSGVSGGEEDDDVEMLIPVSDGASDIDASDCSRPLLDLASDQVQGFRQPYSAPNPGVRTSNRDGPCERCGIVHTAQIPDTCLEATMKNEPSDDEALLLC